The Shewanella sp. KX20019 genome window below encodes:
- a CDS encoding ABC transporter ATP-binding protein, with protein MFKRFESWVNALPPEEPEQPPKGIYAFCRHYTKGFEVPLVIMSILTALLAILEVSLFGFMGDLVDLLINNDPETLFEKEGMKLLGMTILILVVIPALVLLHALIVYQGLLGNYPMSIRWLAHRYLLKQSVSFYQNDFAGRIATKVMQTSLAVRETVTKLLDVLVYILVYFTTMLVMIANVDLRLMLPMLVWLLLYIGLQLKFLPKLKKVSTEQADARSTMTGRIVDSYTNIATVKLFSHTQKEAEYAKGSMKTFLHTVYRQMRLVTWINVSVQIINYMLAFSIAAVSIWLWSDSAVTVGAIAIAISLSLRLNGMSQWIMWEISSLFENIGTVADGMNTLSKPTEISDIDDAPDLTVDKGSIDFNDVSFHYGENTGVIDNLDLNIKAGEKVGLVGRSGAGKSTLVNLLMRFHDVEAGNILIDKQNITQVTQDSLRAHIGMVTQDTSLLHRSIRENILYGNPDASEEELNNAIKNSQAYEFIQGLSDPEGNVGLDAQVGERGVKLSGGQRQRVAIARVLLKNAPILLLDEATSALDSEVEAAIQESLYQLMQGKTVIAIAHRLSTIAAMDRLIVLDEGKIVEQGSHQELIHSGGIYAQLWAHQTGGFLGVD; from the coding sequence ATGTTTAAGAGATTTGAATCTTGGGTCAATGCTCTGCCCCCAGAAGAACCAGAACAACCTCCTAAAGGGATATATGCCTTTTGTCGCCATTACACCAAAGGGTTTGAAGTACCGTTAGTCATTATGTCTATTTTAACGGCGCTACTCGCTATCTTAGAGGTGTCTTTATTCGGTTTCATGGGCGATTTGGTCGATCTTTTAATCAACAATGATCCAGAGACCTTGTTTGAAAAAGAGGGAATGAAGTTACTTGGGATGACCATTCTTATCTTAGTCGTTATCCCCGCGCTCGTCTTATTGCACGCATTAATTGTTTACCAAGGACTGCTGGGGAATTACCCGATGTCCATTCGCTGGCTTGCCCACAGATACTTACTTAAACAAAGTGTGTCTTTTTATCAAAATGACTTTGCTGGTCGTATTGCCACTAAAGTAATGCAAACTTCACTTGCAGTAAGAGAAACAGTCACGAAGTTACTCGATGTCTTGGTCTATATCCTAGTGTACTTCACCACCATGTTAGTGATGATTGCAAACGTTGACTTGAGATTGATGCTTCCCATGCTTGTCTGGCTATTGCTCTATATTGGATTACAGCTAAAGTTTTTACCTAAGCTTAAAAAAGTCTCCACAGAACAAGCTGATGCCCGGTCGACTATGACTGGTCGTATTGTCGATAGTTATACCAACATTGCTACGGTAAAACTGTTTTCTCATACCCAAAAAGAAGCTGAATACGCAAAAGGCAGCATGAAGACATTCCTTCATACCGTTTATCGTCAAATGCGGCTAGTAACTTGGATAAATGTGAGTGTGCAGATCATTAACTATATGTTGGCATTTAGCATTGCAGCAGTATCTATCTGGCTTTGGAGTGATAGTGCAGTTACTGTTGGTGCGATTGCGATCGCCATTAGCTTATCATTGCGTCTTAATGGCATGTCACAATGGATAATGTGGGAAATCAGCTCTTTATTTGAAAATATTGGTACCGTAGCCGACGGGATGAACACGTTATCTAAACCGACAGAAATCTCCGATATTGATGATGCACCAGATCTTACGGTTGATAAAGGCAGCATTGATTTTAACGATGTGAGTTTTCATTACGGCGAAAATACCGGCGTTATAGATAACTTAGATCTTAATATTAAAGCTGGGGAAAAGGTTGGCTTAGTTGGCCGTTCTGGTGCTGGAAAGTCAACATTAGTTAACTTGTTAATGCGTTTTCATGATGTTGAAGCGGGTAACATTCTTATTGATAAACAAAACATAACCCAAGTCACTCAAGACTCGCTGCGAGCACATATTGGTATGGTCACTCAGGATACTTCCCTTCTCCACCGTTCAATTAGGGAAAATATTCTTTACGGCAACCCAGATGCCTCAGAAGAAGAACTAAATAATGCAATCAAAAACTCACAAGCATATGAGTTTATTCAAGGCTTAAGCGACCCTGAAGGCAACGTGGGACTTGATGCTCAAGTCGGTGAACGTGGCGTAAAACTGTCTGGTGGCCAACGTCAACGAGTCGCTATTGCCCGCGTATTGCTAAAGAATGCGCCTATTTTGCTTCTCGATGAGGCAACATCAGCGTTGGATTCTGAAGTCGAAGCGGCAATTCAAGAAAGTTTATATCAGCTCATGCAAGGCAAAACGGTAATTGCGATTGCACACCGCTTGTCGACTATTGCCGCGATGGATAGACTGATAGTGCTTGATGAAGGGAAAATAGTAGAGCAAGGTAGCCATCAAGAACTTATCCATTCCGGTGGGATCTATGCCCAGCTTTGGGCTCATCAAACAGGTGGTTTCCTAGGGGTAGACTAG
- a CDS encoding AlkA N-terminal domain-containing protein, with translation MVDHDCIIANDICRKARLARDARFDGQFFTGVLTTGIYCRSICPAVSPKEENVRYFDSPLKAANAGLRPCLRCRPDSAPGSFAWKGVATTLERAISLIDMGVLTGADAINIEQLSERLGVSSRYLRKLFTDGLGTSVKQYSQYRQLMFAKQLLHQTELSITQVGLAAGFNSIRRFNEVFKQVLKLTPSSFRKQLVSENTNTLVSCHSATNEQAVCAAEPLKLSVELFYRPPIAWQQQHDFYQVRAVSNMEWLDSDDHYGRSFTTNGVSGYFDANHNKTRNSFNVDIVLENEQGLAELNAIIGNIKRVLDLDANMQAIEQVLELLTPLQKKIIPGLRLPGTWSTFEAGCRAVLGQQVSIVQASKLLNQLVLAYGERRIIANKEVVLFPTAIAIANANLDELKMPGARKLALNGLGEFVTQNTTADINDWLSIKGIGPWTIAYAQMRGASCSDILLCGDLVVKKRVLALYQQFSETPMQALAIDYSTLTKDIANTVSPWGSYLTFQLWNLS, from the coding sequence GTGGTTGATCACGATTGTATAATCGCAAATGATATTTGCCGAAAAGCGAGGCTGGCACGTGATGCTAGGTTTGATGGCCAGTTTTTTACCGGAGTGCTTACCACTGGTATTTATTGCCGTAGTATTTGCCCTGCCGTGAGTCCCAAAGAGGAAAATGTCCGTTATTTTGATTCACCTTTAAAAGCAGCCAATGCGGGATTAAGGCCTTGTTTACGTTGTCGTCCCGACAGTGCGCCTGGTTCATTTGCTTGGAAAGGTGTAGCGACCACGCTAGAGAGGGCTATTTCATTAATTGATATGGGTGTGCTTACCGGAGCTGATGCCATCAATATCGAGCAACTATCAGAACGTTTGGGAGTAAGTAGTCGCTATCTGCGCAAGCTCTTCACCGACGGACTGGGTACTTCAGTAAAACAATATTCCCAGTACCGACAGTTAATGTTTGCTAAACAGTTATTGCATCAAACAGAGTTAAGTATCACTCAAGTTGGGCTTGCTGCAGGATTCAATAGTATCCGCCGTTTCAATGAGGTGTTTAAACAAGTATTGAAATTAACCCCGTCAAGCTTTAGAAAACAGCTTGTGTCAGAAAATACCAACACGCTCGTTAGTTGTCACTCTGCAACTAACGAGCAGGCTGTCTGTGCAGCAGAACCGCTAAAGCTGAGCGTCGAGTTGTTTTATCGTCCACCAATTGCATGGCAACAGCAGCATGATTTTTATCAAGTTAGAGCCGTCAGTAATATGGAGTGGTTAGATAGTGATGATCATTATGGTCGCAGTTTTACCACTAATGGGGTGAGTGGTTACTTCGACGCCAACCACAATAAAACCCGTAATAGTTTTAACGTTGATATCGTATTAGAAAACGAACAGGGCCTAGCAGAACTTAACGCTATCATTGGCAATATCAAAAGGGTATTAGATCTTGATGCCAATATGCAGGCGATAGAGCAAGTATTGGAATTGCTAACACCATTGCAGAAAAAAATCATCCCAGGTCTGAGATTACCTGGTACCTGGTCTACTTTTGAAGCTGGGTGTAGAGCGGTATTAGGCCAGCAGGTTAGCATTGTTCAGGCGTCTAAATTATTGAATCAGTTAGTACTTGCTTATGGTGAGCGGCGCATTATTGCCAATAAAGAAGTCGTTTTGTTTCCAACAGCAATAGCAATCGCTAACGCGAACCTAGATGAATTGAAGATGCCTGGAGCAAGAAAACTGGCCCTTAACGGGTTAGGGGAGTTTGTTACACAAAATACCACGGCAGATATTAATGACTGGCTATCAATTAAAGGCATTGGCCCTTGGACCATCGCTTACGCACAAATGCGTGGGGCGAGCTGTTCTGACATCTTATTGTGTGGTGATTTGGTTGTGAAAAAGCGAGTACTAGCGCTTTATCAGCAGTTCAGTGAAACGCCGATGCAGGCATTAGCAATAGATTACAGCACGCTAACCAAAGATATCGCCAATACAGTGAGTCCTTGGGGAAGTTACTTAACCTTTCAGTTGTGGAATTTATCATGA
- a CDS encoding methylated-DNA--[protein]-cysteine S-methyltransferase, producing MKPLIPLAKLNFDTGAGVISICANAFGLSHLNFIPQSTDGWKTRELTVDDTTDVEALALAKTHLNQAKSELLEYLAGERQQFNVALAPKGTEFQQQVWQALSKLGFGETCSYADIATKIGRPKAVRAVGTANGANPIAIIVPCHRVIGKNGTLTGYAYGIALKQKLLEMEGINLIK from the coding sequence ATGAAGCCGTTAATACCATTAGCAAAACTTAATTTTGATACCGGCGCGGGTGTTATCTCGATTTGTGCAAACGCATTTGGGCTGTCTCATCTAAATTTTATTCCACAATCAACAGATGGTTGGAAGACACGAGAATTGACAGTGGATGACACCACTGATGTAGAGGCATTAGCGCTTGCCAAAACGCACTTAAACCAAGCAAAGAGTGAACTGCTTGAGTATTTAGCGGGTGAGCGGCAACAATTTAATGTGGCTTTAGCGCCGAAAGGCACTGAGTTTCAGCAGCAAGTTTGGCAAGCACTTAGCAAGTTAGGTTTTGGTGAAACATGTAGTTATGCCGATATCGCAACCAAAATTGGGCGACCTAAAGCGGTAAGAGCGGTCGGTACTGCCAATGGCGCTAATCCCATCGCTATTATTGTGCCTTGCCATAGGGTGATAGGTAAAAATGGCACGTTAACTGGCTATGCCTATGGTATTGCGCTTAAGCAAAAGTTGTTAGAAATGGAAGGGATCAATCTAATTAAGTAA
- a CDS encoding DEAD/DEAH box helicase, whose protein sequence is MTQPDLTAKAILTSVDNAVNHRTFSGLGLIPELLETLKALDYQSPTAIQQSTIPAVIAGQDVLGGAITGSGKTAAFALPIIQLLAKSSRQSKQGNIVSGLVLVPTRELAQQVADSFMRYAQNIKPNLKVLAVYGGVSTNIQMQSLRGGADILVATPGRLLDLISSNAVKLDKVSTLVLDEADRMLSLGFTEEITTLLAQMPAKKQTLLFSATFPEEVSLLTQSLLNKPVEVQLQSQEENTLVQRVITVNRNRKTPLLVQLIKENDWQQILIFASAKYTCNRLAQKLDNAGITAEIFHSDKAQGARTRVLDGFKRGEIRVLIATDIAARGIDIEKLPIVINYELPRSPADYMHRIGRSGRAGEAGIALSLISHDEYQHFAVIEKKNKLKLEREQHPGFEADKEAPEDCPSRLEKPMAKPAGSGKKHRNKLPQANTDLWSKK, encoded by the coding sequence ATGACTCAGCCAGACTTGACAGCTAAAGCCATCCTAACCTCTGTGGATAATGCAGTGAATCACCGTACTTTTTCGGGGTTAGGGTTGATCCCCGAGCTTTTAGAAACGCTTAAAGCCTTGGATTATCAGTCTCCAACTGCGATTCAGCAAAGCACTATTCCTGCCGTTATAGCGGGTCAAGATGTATTAGGTGGTGCGATCACGGGCTCAGGAAAAACTGCGGCTTTTGCACTGCCTATTATTCAACTACTTGCCAAATCATCGAGGCAAAGTAAGCAGGGCAATATTGTTTCTGGTTTGGTATTGGTACCCACTCGCGAACTAGCACAGCAAGTGGCTGATAGTTTTATGCGTTATGCGCAAAACATTAAGCCTAATCTAAAAGTGCTTGCTGTTTACGGTGGTGTTTCAACTAATATTCAAATGCAAAGTTTACGTGGCGGTGCAGATATTCTTGTAGCAACGCCTGGGCGACTACTCGATTTGATCTCAAGCAATGCGGTTAAGCTAGACAAAGTCAGTACGCTTGTCCTCGATGAAGCGGATCGCATGTTGAGCTTAGGCTTTACTGAAGAGATCACCACGTTACTGGCACAAATGCCCGCAAAAAAGCAAACGTTGCTATTTTCAGCGACTTTTCCCGAAGAAGTCAGCTTGTTAACTCAATCATTGCTTAACAAACCGGTTGAAGTTCAACTGCAAAGCCAAGAAGAAAACACCTTGGTTCAGCGGGTGATCACGGTTAATCGTAATCGTAAAACGCCGTTGTTAGTCCAGCTTATCAAAGAGAATGATTGGCAGCAGATCCTAATATTTGCCAGCGCTAAATATACCTGTAATCGTTTAGCTCAAAAGCTTGATAATGCAGGGATCACTGCCGAGATCTTCCACAGTGATAAAGCTCAAGGCGCCAGAACACGAGTTCTAGATGGTTTTAAACGCGGTGAGATCCGAGTATTGATCGCGACCGATATCGCCGCCCGCGGTATTGATATTGAAAAACTGCCTATTGTGATTAACTATGAGTTACCACGTAGCCCTGCTGATTACATGCACCGTATTGGCCGAAGTGGCCGTGCCGGCGAAGCGGGTATAGCGCTATCGCTGATCTCTCATGATGAGTACCAGCATTTCGCAGTGATTGAGAAAAAGAACAAATTAAAGCTCGAACGTGAACAACATCCTGGTTTTGAAGCCGATAAAGAAGCGCCTGAAGATTGTCCATCACGGCTAGAAAAACCGATGGCAAAACCAGCGGGTAGCGGTAAAAAGCATCGCAATAAACTGCCACAGGCAAACACAGACCTTTGGTCAAAAAAGTAA
- a CDS encoding phosphatase domain-containing protein, translating to MQHLFWLVEGQIAGRSGPNKDAWNLSELKEEGIDAILSVNNGESCDDADFSSAGIEYKCIPFSRNAPPEAGDLEYCVEQVPKALAYIRACEAQDKTVLIHCRSGKDRTGLIMAYYLMDNGAAPLHAVSQIRAIRDIAFSADGWDQFAFDVLYALQE from the coding sequence ATGCAGCACCTATTTTGGTTAGTAGAAGGACAAATTGCAGGACGCAGTGGCCCCAATAAAGACGCATGGAATTTGTCTGAATTGAAAGAGGAGGGCATAGATGCCATTCTTTCTGTTAATAATGGCGAGTCGTGTGATGATGCTGATTTTTCATCAGCGGGTATAGAATACAAGTGCATCCCTTTTTCGCGAAATGCGCCACCGGAAGCTGGAGATCTTGAGTATTGTGTTGAGCAAGTCCCAAAAGCACTGGCTTATATTAGAGCATGTGAAGCACAGGATAAGACAGTGCTTATCCATTGCCGTTCAGGCAAAGATAGAACCGGCCTGATTATGGCCTACTATTTAATGGATAATGGCGCCGCACCATTGCATGCAGTAAGTCAAATACGAGCAATACGTGACATTGCGTTTAGCGCTGATGGTTGGGATCAATTTGCATTTGATGTACTTTATGCGTTACAAGAATAG
- a CDS encoding phospholipase D-like domain-containing protein: protein MKAIGLLTSLSIKSMFIWAAITLLVGCQTSPQYPDKTSTFKLAKQTQSALSQYVAADLQANPNLTGVVPLNDGVDAFIARLALVNAATTSIDLQYYIYRADESGRLLLWHLLDAAERGVRVRILLDDMATKGADNTLLMLAMNKNIDVRLYNPSFERYFRTLAFISSFSRLNHRMHNKSLTVDNTITVVGGRNIGNEYFSNNTDVDFGDFDLMAIGEAVDDVSDQFDLYWNAPLTVEINALAEVEVTEQELTQAMELVETSKANYQDNPYIKRLLSSQLMQRMEGHSLSWYWGEARLIYDQPDKQNHQSDSDSILANLGTFLSQANQEVLIVSPYFVPTRAGASSLIDAVEKGIEVTIITNSLAATDVLAVHAGYRTYRQRLLEAGVRLFEVKANLDQKQSSSWTGSSKSSLHAKTFIIDKSSIFVGSFNFDPRSAWLNTEMGLIINNGELASGVVNSIEDSLAANSYRLSIRDEELIWHDDSKQREIYTEPDAGLWRKFLVDCIALLPIESQL, encoded by the coding sequence ATGAAAGCAATCGGATTGCTGACAAGCTTATCAATTAAATCTATGTTTATCTGGGCAGCCATAACGTTATTGGTTGGCTGCCAGACTTCTCCTCAATACCCTGATAAAACATCTACATTCAAGCTTGCTAAACAAACACAATCAGCACTTTCGCAGTATGTGGCAGCTGATCTTCAAGCTAACCCTAATTTAACCGGCGTAGTGCCATTGAATGATGGAGTTGATGCTTTCATTGCCAGGTTGGCCTTAGTTAATGCAGCAACGACGAGTATTGATCTGCAATACTATATTTATCGGGCTGATGAGTCCGGCAGACTGCTGTTATGGCACTTATTAGATGCTGCTGAACGCGGAGTCAGAGTTAGAATTCTGCTCGACGATATGGCAACCAAGGGTGCTGACAATACGTTGTTGATGTTAGCAATGAACAAGAACATTGATGTACGATTATATAACCCATCATTTGAACGATATTTTAGAACTCTTGCCTTTATCAGTAGCTTTTCTCGTTTAAACCATCGTATGCACAATAAATCACTCACAGTAGATAACACCATTACTGTGGTTGGTGGTCGCAATATTGGTAATGAGTATTTTTCTAATAATACCGATGTCGATTTTGGTGATTTTGATTTGATGGCTATTGGTGAAGCTGTCGATGACGTGTCGGATCAATTTGATCTGTATTGGAATGCGCCTTTAACTGTTGAAATCAATGCGCTTGCTGAGGTTGAAGTGACAGAGCAAGAGTTAACACAAGCTATGGAGTTAGTAGAGACCAGTAAAGCTAATTATCAAGATAACCCGTACATAAAGCGTTTGCTGAGCAGCCAGTTAATGCAGAGGATGGAAGGCCACTCATTATCTTGGTATTGGGGAGAGGCGAGACTTATTTATGACCAACCCGATAAACAGAACCATCAATCAGACTCAGACAGTATTTTAGCCAACTTGGGTACATTTTTATCACAGGCTAACCAAGAAGTACTCATTGTATCGCCGTATTTCGTGCCCACCAGAGCAGGTGCAAGCAGTTTAATTGATGCGGTTGAAAAAGGTATTGAAGTTACAATAATCACCAACAGCCTTGCCGCAACAGATGTATTGGCCGTACATGCAGGATATCGAACTTATCGGCAGCGCTTATTAGAAGCTGGAGTGAGATTATTTGAAGTTAAGGCCAACCTCGATCAGAAACAAAGCAGTAGTTGGACTGGGAGTTCAAAGAGTAGCTTGCATGCTAAAACATTTATTATTGATAAATCGTCGATTTTTGTTGGCTCTTTTAATTTTGACCCTCGCTCTGCTTGGTTAAACACTGAAATGGGCCTCATAATTAACAACGGTGAGCTTGCTAGCGGCGTGGTTAATAGTATAGAAGATAGCTTAGCGGCAAATAGTTATCGTCTGTCAATTAGAGATGAAGAACTTATCTGGCATGATGATTCTAAACAGCGAGAGATCTATACCGAGCCTGATGCAGGCCTTTGGCGCAAGTTTTTAGTGGATTGCATCGCATTACTGCCTATTGAGTCACAGCTTTAA
- a CDS encoding chemotaxis protein, with protein MKSKATQSQGLLLFQLSYTQLFALGTLKVRELVPYSPLSVIPHSHPTILGAATIRGTTIPVVDMAAAIGYRPISEEELKSSYIIITDCQRMVIGFLVRAIDKIIECNWRDIESPPNNLGKNAFLTGVTRIDDKLVQLLDVELLLSKVFPPSPETTRAILTDVQREQLKPLHILLVDDSMVARKQLSDALDSINIPYQVTADGQHALAIMKEAEKNGQAIDLLVSDIEMPGLDGYELAFEVKNNPAIADAYIILHTSLSSEISVSQAHQVGANEALTKFDAHELIDAMLRGANKVKAIANI; from the coding sequence ATGAAAAGTAAGGCAACGCAGTCCCAAGGATTATTATTGTTTCAGCTGTCATATACTCAGTTGTTTGCACTAGGAACATTAAAAGTGCGCGAATTGGTGCCTTATAGCCCGCTGAGTGTCATACCTCATTCTCATCCGACGATATTAGGGGCTGCAACAATACGCGGCACCACCATTCCGGTAGTTGATATGGCAGCTGCAATTGGTTATCGACCGATATCGGAAGAGGAACTTAAGAGCAGTTATATTATTATTACTGACTGCCAGCGGATGGTGATCGGATTTCTAGTGCGCGCTATCGATAAGATCATTGAGTGTAATTGGCGAGATATTGAATCACCTCCCAATAACTTGGGTAAGAATGCTTTTCTGACGGGGGTGACCCGTATTGATGATAAGTTAGTGCAATTGCTAGACGTAGAGCTATTGCTGTCAAAAGTTTTTCCACCAAGTCCTGAAACAACAAGAGCGATATTGACGGATGTACAGCGAGAACAGCTAAAACCTCTGCATATTTTGCTTGTTGATGATTCAATGGTTGCACGTAAACAATTGTCTGATGCACTTGATAGTATCAATATCCCATATCAGGTTACCGCTGATGGCCAACATGCGCTTGCTATCATGAAAGAAGCTGAAAAAAACGGTCAGGCGATTGATCTCTTAGTTAGTGATATTGAAATGCCAGGTCTAGATGGCTATGAATTGGCATTTGAAGTTAAGAATAATCCGGCAATTGCTGACGCCTATATCATCTTGCATACATCGTTATCGAGCGAGATTAGTGTGAGTCAGGCGCATCAAGTGGGAGCCAACGAAGCGCTTACAAAGTTTGATGCCCATGAGCTTATCGACGCTATGTTACGTGGCGCCAATAAAGTAAAAGCCATCGCTAATATTTAG
- the sstT gene encoding serine/threonine transporter SstT, with protein MNQKTSLFAKLVNGSLVLQILAGIIAGVVLATVSKSGAENVAFLGELFVGALKAIAPILVFVLVAASIANQKKNAKTNMRPIVVLYLFGTFCAALTAVLMSFAFPTTLVLVTGAEGATPPEGIGEVINTLLFKLVDNPVNALMTGNYIGILAWGVGLGLALHHASDSTKQVFADVSHGVSQMVRFIIRLAPIGIFGLVSATFAATGFEAIAGYAQLLAVLLGSMVIIALVVNPAIVYYKIRRNPYPLVFTCLRESGVTAFFTRSSAANIPVNMALCEKLKLHEDTYSVSIPLGATINMGGAAITITVLTLAAVNTMGVQVDILTAILLSVVAAVSACGASGVAGGSLLLIPLACSLFGISNDVAMQVVAVGFIIGVIQDSAETGLNSSTDVIFTAAACEAAERKQS; from the coding sequence ATGAATCAAAAAACATCACTGTTTGCCAAGTTAGTCAATGGCAGTCTCGTGCTACAAATTCTCGCCGGTATCATTGCTGGTGTCGTGTTAGCGACTGTATCAAAAAGTGGCGCAGAAAATGTCGCTTTTCTTGGTGAACTTTTCGTTGGTGCGCTAAAAGCTATCGCACCTATTCTGGTGTTCGTTCTTGTTGCGGCTTCGATAGCGAATCAAAAAAAGAACGCCAAAACAAATATGCGCCCAATCGTAGTGCTCTACTTATTTGGTACTTTTTGTGCGGCTTTAACCGCTGTTCTGATGAGTTTTGCGTTTCCGACTACGTTGGTGTTAGTGACCGGCGCTGAAGGCGCTACGCCGCCAGAAGGGATTGGTGAAGTTATCAATACCTTGTTATTTAAATTGGTTGATAACCCAGTTAACGCATTAATGACCGGTAACTATATTGGTATTCTGGCTTGGGGTGTCGGACTTGGTTTAGCCTTGCATCACGCCAGTGATTCAACCAAGCAAGTATTTGCAGATGTAAGCCACGGTGTTTCACAAATGGTGCGCTTCATTATCCGCTTAGCACCTATCGGTATCTTCGGTTTGGTGTCAGCAACATTTGCAGCGACAGGCTTTGAAGCTATTGCCGGTTATGCACAACTACTTGCTGTATTACTAGGTTCGATGGTAATCATTGCATTAGTGGTTAACCCTGCGATTGTTTATTACAAAATCCGCCGTAATCCATATCCACTGGTATTTACTTGTTTGCGTGAAAGTGGTGTTACCGCGTTCTTTACCCGCTCAAGCGCTGCGAATATTCCGGTTAACATGGCACTGTGCGAAAAGTTAAAGCTACATGAAGATACTTACTCGGTATCTATTCCATTGGGAGCAACCATTAACATGGGCGGCGCGGCGATTACCATTACAGTTTTAACGCTTGCTGCAGTGAATACTATGGGCGTTCAAGTTGATATCTTAACGGCTATATTGCTCAGTGTTGTTGCAGCAGTCTCTGCTTGCGGCGCATCAGGTGTAGCGGGTGGATCATTATTGCTTATCCCATTAGCGTGTAGCTTATTTGGGATCTCAAATGATGTCGCTATGCAGGTTGTTGCGGTAGGCTTTATCATTGGCGTGATTCAAGATTCTGCTGAAACAGGTTTGAACAGCTCGACTGATGTTATCTTTACTGCTGCTGCATGCGAAGCTGCTGAAAGAAAACAGAGCTAG
- a CDS encoding Gfo/Idh/MocA family protein — translation MKLNRRHFLKTASLAAASLATSSFSATASTVPRPPALGTSVMGLVVPKMETVRVGFIGVGQRGSGHVKHFCHLEGVEIIAICDTDLEVLDKSIEFVKQQGLKVPARYTGSERAYLDLLSRKDIDIVIISTPWEWHAPMAINTMESGKHAFVEVPLALTVEECWQIVNTAEKTQKNCMMMENVNYGRDELMVLNMVRQGVFGELLHGEAAYIHELRWQMKEINQKTGSWRTYWHTKRNGNLYPTHGLGPVSQYMNINRGDRFDYLTSMSSPALGRALYAQREFPEDHERNKLNFINGDINTSLIKTAKGRTIMVQHDTTTPRPYSRHNLIQGTNGVFAGFPNRIAIEQGGNGNFHQWDMDMTKWYDKYDHPLWQRMGQEAEKNGGHGGMDFLMLWRMVYCLRNGEALDQDVYDGAAWSVVNVLSEESVNNRSNSVNFPDFTRGAWKTAKPLGIIGA, via the coding sequence ATGAAACTCAATCGCAGACATTTTTTGAAAACAGCGAGCCTTGCTGCCGCGAGCCTTGCTACATCCTCTTTTTCAGCCACGGCAAGCACTGTACCTAGGCCTCCAGCCCTAGGCACTAGCGTTATGGGGTTGGTGGTTCCAAAAATGGAAACGGTGAGAGTGGGGTTTATTGGTGTAGGGCAACGCGGTTCAGGGCACGTAAAACATTTCTGTCATCTTGAGGGGGTCGAAATAATAGCGATTTGCGATACCGATCTAGAAGTGCTGGACAAATCAATCGAATTTGTTAAACAGCAAGGCCTTAAGGTACCCGCACGCTACACAGGCAGTGAACGAGCTTACCTAGACCTGCTTAGCCGCAAAGACATCGACATTGTTATTATATCAACTCCTTGGGAATGGCATGCTCCCATGGCTATCAATACGATGGAGAGCGGAAAACATGCCTTCGTCGAAGTTCCGCTCGCATTGACTGTCGAAGAGTGCTGGCAAATCGTCAACACTGCAGAGAAGACCCAAAAGAACTGCATGATGATGGAAAATGTAAACTATGGTCGTGATGAGTTAATGGTACTTAATATGGTTCGACAAGGCGTATTTGGCGAACTTCTTCATGGTGAAGCTGCTTATATCCATGAGCTGCGCTGGCAAATGAAGGAGATAAACCAGAAAACAGGTTCATGGCGCACCTACTGGCACACAAAACGCAATGGCAATCTATACCCAACCCATGGCTTAGGCCCTGTATCGCAGTATATGAACATTAACCGTGGTGACCGTTTTGATTACTTAACCTCAATGAGTTCTCCAGCGTTAGGCCGAGCCTTATATGCGCAACGAGAGTTCCCCGAAGACCATGAACGGAACAAGCTCAACTTTATCAACGGTGACATTAACACCAGTCTAATTAAAACAGCCAAAGGCCGTACCATTATGGTGCAGCATGATACGACGACACCAAGGCCTTATAGTCGCCATAATCTCATCCAAGGAACTAACGGTGTTTTCGCTGGATTCCCAAACCGCATTGCGATTGAACAAGGAGGTAATGGCAACTTCCATCAATGGGATATGGACATGACTAAATGGTATGACAAATACGATCACCCTCTTTGGCAGCGAATGGGGCAAGAAGCCGAAAAAAATGGCGGCCATGGTGGTATGGATTTTTTAATGCTGTGGAGAATGGTTTATTGCTTGAGAAATGGAGAAGCACTAGATCAAGATGTCTATGACGGTGCTGCATGGTCAGTGGTCAATGTCCTCAGTGAAGAGTCAGTCAATAACCGTAGCAACTCGGTTAACTTCCCCGACTTTACCCGCGGTGCTTGGAAAACTGCAAAGCCACTGGGGATTATCGGCGCCTAG